From Myxococcales bacterium, the proteins below share one genomic window:
- a CDS encoding 3-hydroxybutyryl-CoA dehydrogenase (converts (S)-3-hydroxybutanoyl-CoA to 3-acetoacetyl-CoA) — translation MEIRTIGVLGAGQMGGGIAQVAATAGYDVVLADASLALAEKGKAKIASILGKQVEKGKLTKEVADGIVGRITPVDGPQGFGGCELVVEAATENVDLKIKLMKACDDAMKPGAILASNTSSISLTKLAGQTKRPELVVGMHFMNPPPLMKLVEIVLAVQTSEDTLAAVKASAEKMGKTCTVSQDAPGFLVNRILIPMLVEACFTLQEGVGTPEDIDKGVKLGLNHPMGPLELSDLIGLDTVLAIADVLHRDLGDSKYRAPTLLRNLVAAGWLGKKAGKGFYVYDEKGQKSGRAV, via the coding sequence ATGGAGATTCGAACGATCGGCGTGCTGGGAGCAGGACAGATGGGCGGGGGCATCGCGCAGGTGGCGGCGACCGCTGGCTACGACGTGGTGCTCGCCGACGCGAGCCTCGCCCTCGCCGAGAAGGGAAAGGCCAAAATCGCGAGCATCCTCGGCAAGCAGGTCGAAAAAGGGAAGCTCACGAAAGAGGTCGCCGACGGCATCGTCGGGCGCATCACCCCCGTCGACGGCCCTCAAGGCTTCGGCGGCTGCGAGCTCGTGGTCGAGGCGGCCACCGAGAACGTCGACCTCAAAATCAAGCTCATGAAGGCCTGCGACGACGCGATGAAGCCGGGCGCCATCCTCGCGAGCAACACGTCGAGCATCTCGCTCACGAAGCTCGCGGGCCAGACCAAGCGCCCCGAGCTCGTCGTGGGCATGCATTTCATGAACCCCCCTCCCCTCATGAAGCTCGTCGAGATCGTTCTCGCGGTTCAGACCTCGGAGGACACGCTCGCCGCCGTGAAGGCGTCCGCCGAGAAGATGGGCAAGACGTGCACGGTGAGCCAAGACGCCCCCGGCTTCCTCGTGAACCGCATCTTGATCCCCATGCTGGTCGAGGCTTGTTTCACCCTCCAAGAGGGCGTCGGTACCCCGGAGGACATCGACAAGGGCGTGAAGCTCGGCCTGAACCACCCGATGGGCCCGCTCGAGCTCTCGGACCTCATCGGGCTCGACACGGTGCTCGCCATCGCCGACGTGCTCCATCGCGATCTCGGCGACTCGAAGTACCGCGCGCCCACCCTGCTTCGCAACCTCGTCGCGGCGGGCTGGCTCGGCAAAAAGGCGGGCAAGGGGTTCTACGTGTACGACGAAAAAGGCCAGAAGTCGGGCCGCGCGGTCTAA
- a CDS encoding enoyl-CoA hydratase/isomerase family protein: MSDILLRERDGGTVVLTMNRPEKLNALNEALVRALHDAIAELDADMSVRVVVLTGAGEKAFVAGADIAAMSEMSTTAAKAFADLGHSVGERLERAHFPVIAAVNGFALGGGCELALACDFVYASEKAKFGQPEVNLGVIPGFGGTQRLTRRVGIGRARELVYTGDTLDANEALRIGLVNAVVPAGELLAKVRDVAKKIEAKGPLAIAQAKRLVYRGEDVPLAVANELEAQAFSALFGSLDQREGMKAFLEKRKATFTGA; encoded by the coding sequence ATGAGCGACATTCTTCTCCGCGAGCGCGACGGCGGCACCGTCGTGCTCACCATGAACCGACCCGAGAAGCTCAACGCGTTGAACGAGGCCCTCGTGCGCGCCCTCCACGACGCGATCGCCGAGCTCGACGCCGACATGTCCGTGCGAGTGGTCGTCCTCACCGGCGCGGGCGAGAAGGCCTTCGTCGCGGGCGCAGACATCGCCGCCATGTCCGAGATGAGCACCACGGCCGCCAAGGCCTTCGCCGATCTGGGTCACTCGGTGGGCGAGCGCCTCGAACGGGCTCATTTTCCGGTGATCGCGGCCGTGAACGGCTTCGCCCTCGGCGGAGGGTGCGAGCTCGCCCTCGCATGCGACTTCGTCTACGCGAGCGAGAAAGCCAAGTTCGGTCAGCCCGAGGTGAACCTCGGGGTCATCCCTGGTTTCGGCGGCACCCAGCGCCTCACGAGGCGCGTCGGCATCGGCCGCGCGCGCGAGCTCGTCTACACAGGAGACACCCTCGACGCGAACGAGGCGCTCCGCATCGGTCTCGTCAACGCCGTCGTGCCCGCGGGCGAGCTGCTCGCGAAGGTGCGTGACGTGGCGAAGAAGATCGAGGCGAAGGGCCCGCTCGCGATCGCGCAAGCCAAGCGGCTCGTGTACCGCGGAGAGGACGTGCCCCTCGCCGTCGCGAACGAGCTCGAGGCGCAAGCGTTCTCGGCGCTCTTCGGCTCGCTCGATCAACGGGAAGGCATGAAGGCGTTCCTCGAGAAGCGCAAGGCGACCTTCACCGGGGCGTGA
- a CDS encoding DNA polymerase III subunit delta': MAAILDTVLGQPVALATLRRGLALGKTHHAYLFEGPHGVGKETCAFGLAQALVCSSPRPSGDACGACSACERAVPRGEAGLPVHPDVVVLERGLYEPAQIGRKSPESKEISIDQVRTLVLARAAFPPHEGRAKVFVVRRADELSTSAANALLKTLEEPLSRTHFVLMTARKAALLSTIRSRTLALRFGPLPTADVEAVLGRRGVDAATAKRVALVAGGSIATALELTDAEAHTEIEAFVSRMREAQDAKDAGLGYALAEEGKKGKSELPALLAGLSRSFAETARDLALRGELAEAERDARSFSLVEAAIRKLAANGSPQLVVEGLVLGLRATSA, from the coding sequence ATGGCAGCGATCCTCGACACCGTCCTCGGCCAGCCCGTCGCTCTGGCGACACTGCGCCGCGGGCTCGCGCTCGGAAAGACCCACCACGCGTACCTCTTCGAGGGGCCGCACGGGGTGGGCAAGGAGACGTGCGCGTTCGGGCTCGCCCAAGCCCTCGTATGCTCGAGCCCGAGACCTTCGGGCGACGCGTGCGGGGCGTGCAGCGCGTGCGAGCGAGCGGTGCCGCGGGGCGAGGCGGGGTTGCCCGTGCATCCCGACGTCGTCGTGCTCGAGCGGGGCCTCTACGAGCCCGCCCAAATCGGCCGCAAATCTCCGGAATCAAAAGAGATTTCGATCGACCAGGTGCGCACCCTCGTGCTCGCTCGCGCGGCGTTTCCGCCCCACGAGGGGCGGGCGAAGGTCTTCGTGGTGCGGCGCGCGGACGAGCTCTCGACCTCGGCCGCGAACGCTCTCCTGAAGACGCTCGAGGAGCCGCTCTCGCGCACCCATTTCGTGCTCATGACGGCGCGCAAAGCGGCGCTGCTGTCGACCATTCGCTCACGCACCTTGGCGCTCCGCTTCGGGCCCCTGCCTACGGCCGACGTCGAGGCGGTGCTCGGTCGCCGTGGCGTGGACGCCGCGACCGCCAAGCGTGTCGCGCTGGTCGCCGGGGGGAGCATCGCCACGGCGCTCGAGCTCACCGACGCCGAGGCCCACACCGAGATCGAGGCCTTCGTCTCTCGCATGAGGGAGGCGCAAGACGCGAAGGACGCGGGGCTCGGCTACGCGCTCGCCGAGGAGGGAAAAAAGGGGAAATCCGAGCTCCCCGCGCTGCTCGCCGGTCTCTCGCGCTCGTTCGCGGAGACCGCCCGCGACCTCGCGCTCCGCGGAGAGCTCGCGGAGGCCGAGCGGGACGCGCGCTCGTTCTCGCTCGTCGAGGCCGCCATTCGGAAGCTCGCCGCGAACGGCTCTCCGCAGCTCGTCGTCGAAGGCCTCGTGCTCGGCCTACGTGCGACGAGCGCCTAA
- the thiE gene encoding thiamine phosphate synthase, whose translation MKRGLYAIVDESTCRARGIAPCDVARAALDEGASAIQLRAKAQDGAAMLALSQEIQSLSRGYGVPFFVNDRLDVAALVGAGLHVGQSDLPVASARRLVPAIAVGVSTHTPDELASALANAPTYVAYGPVFPTSSKANPDPVVGLDALGRTVEGAGAIPVVAIGGISVERAREVFARGATLVAVIAGLFPSGAHERPTISSVAERARAYHRASRLL comes from the coding sequence GTGAAGCGGGGCCTCTACGCCATCGTGGACGAGTCCACCTGCCGCGCTCGCGGCATCGCCCCATGCGACGTGGCCAGGGCCGCCCTCGACGAGGGCGCCTCGGCGATCCAGCTCCGCGCCAAGGCGCAGGATGGCGCGGCGATGCTGGCCCTTTCCCAAGAAATCCAATCGCTTTCGAGGGGTTACGGCGTTCCGTTCTTCGTGAACGACAGGCTCGACGTCGCCGCGCTCGTCGGCGCGGGGCTGCACGTCGGACAGTCCGATTTGCCGGTCGCGTCGGCGCGTCGCCTCGTGCCGGCGATCGCGGTCGGCGTGAGCACCCACACCCCCGACGAGCTCGCGTCGGCCCTCGCGAACGCCCCCACGTACGTCGCGTACGGACCGGTCTTCCCGACGTCGTCCAAGGCGAACCCGGATCCCGTCGTCGGCCTCGACGCCCTCGGCCGGACGGTCGAGGGGGCCGGAGCGATCCCTGTGGTCGCGATCGGGGGCATCTCGGTCGAGCGAGCCAGGGAGGTCTTCGCGCGCGGCGCAACCCTCGTCGCCGTGATCGCGGGCCTCTTCCCGAGCGGCGCTCACGAGCGACCCACCATTTCCAGCGTGGCCGAGCGCGCGCGCGCGTATCATCGTGCTTCGAGGCTCCTATGA
- a CDS encoding NUDIX domain-containing protein, producing MESARPSSAVSCLILREDGHVLVVRRTRAPYAGAYSLPGGRLADGEAPEVGAARELREETGILAPPLEPLATTLAGEYRVLVLFGHVGRAEPRAGSDADVARFVPIEALAELPTTPGLTELVASVWRRRR from the coding sequence ATGGAGAGCGCCCGCCCCTCGTCCGCCGTCTCGTGCCTGATCCTGCGAGAGGACGGTCACGTGCTCGTCGTGAGGCGCACCCGGGCCCCGTACGCGGGGGCCTATTCGCTCCCCGGAGGTCGCCTCGCCGACGGCGAAGCTCCCGAGGTCGGCGCCGCGCGCGAGCTCCGGGAAGAGACGGGGATCCTGGCCCCGCCCCTCGAACCTTTGGCCACCACGCTCGCCGGCGAGTACCGCGTCCTCGTGCTCTTCGGCCACGTAGGCCGAGCCGAGCCGCGCGCTGGCAGCGACGCCGACGTCGCCCGCTTCGTTCCCATCGAAGCCCTCGCGGAGCTCCCCACCACACCTGGCCTCACCGAGCTCGTCGCGTCGGTGTGGCGAAGACGCCGGTGA